TGCTATGGCGTCAAGACCAAACTATGATCAGAATAAAATCAGCAGCTACCTTGATAGCACTAATGAAGAACTAATGAATAAAGCTTTAATGGCATATCCACCTGGATCAATATTTAAGATAATAGTGGCATCGGCTGCTTTGGAAAATGGAAAAGTTAATATATATGATAATTTTATTGATGAACCATATATTAATATAAACAGTGTTGTATTTCATAATTTTATGGATGAAGCTAACGGGATAATAAATATAGATAAGGCCTTTGAAGTTTCATCAAATACGACGTTTATAAAAATAGGTCAAAATACCGGTGGAGATAAAATAATAAATATGGCTAAAAAATTTGGAATAACTATAGATGACAATTTACCCATAGAAGAGGAAATTGGTACATTGCCATCAATAAAAAATACATATGGTGCGGGCATTGGTAATCTTTCTATAGGACAAGGCGATGTTTCTATAACACCGCTTCAAGCCGCTGACATCGCCGCAACAATTGCTAATAATGGTATAAGGCATGTACCAAATCTTCTTAAGTCTATTGTTGACGAAAATGGTAAAGAAATAGAAAATCTTCATAAAAATGATTCATATAGAGTAGTAAGCGAAAATACAGCCATAATAGTAAAAAAGATGATGAGGGATGTTGTTACAAACGGAACAGGTAAAAATGCAGAAACAGAATACGGTTCTGCTGGCAAAACTGGTTCTGCAGAAGTAAATAAAGAACTAAATATATATCATGCATGGTTTACCGGATTTGTTCCATATGATAAGCCTAAGTATGCCATATCAATATTTGTAAAAAATGGTGATATCGGGGGAATAAAAGCGGCACCAATTTTTAAAGATATTGCTGGTGAAATAATGAAATATTATAGATAAGACTTGCACCTAAAATTAATAATAAGCATATATTTTATATGTGACACTAAAAATGGAGGTGGCAATAATGTGGGCGGCACTTATTGCACTTGTAGCTTCGATAGTCAAAGAGATTATTAATTTTGGGTATTTAACAAATGCCAGTTCATTTCCTCAACCTTTAACATTGGAAGAAGAAAAGAAGTACTTTGAAGCATACAAAAATGGTGATGAAGATGCAAAAAACATACTAATTGAAAGAAACTTAAGACTTGTAGCACATGTCGTTAAAAAATATAGCAATACAGGTAAAGATATTGATGATTTAATATCGATAGGAACAATAGGTCTTATAAAAGCAATTCGCACATATGATTCATCAAAGGGGACCCATCTTGCAACATATGCAGCTCGATGTATAGAAAATGAAATATTGATGTCACTAAGGTCGGAAAAGAAAATAAAATCAGAAGTATCACTGCAGGATCCTATCGGTGTTGACAAAGAAGGCAATGAAATTTCTTTAATAGATATACTGGGAACCGAAACAGATGAAGTAAGCGATCAAGTAGAACTAAGAATGCAGGTAAAGAAACTTTATAATAAGATAAATAGCGTTCTTAAGAATAGGGAAAAACTAATAATAGAATTAAGATACGGACTTAGAAATGGCGGTGCAAAGACTCAGAGAGAAATAGCAAAAATGCTTGGTATATCAAGGTCATATGTTTCAAGAATAGAAAAAAAAGCGCTGAATAAATTATTTAAAGAGATGACTATGTAACTGTCTATATTGACAGTTTGTTTTTTTATAAAGTATAATTAAAAAGTGAATTTGAGGTGAATGTATTGTACCAAAAATTAATTCCAGATATGTATGTAAAAACTATATACGACATAGACTTTGAAAAATTAAAAGAGAAGGGTATACATTGTTTAGTTGTTGATATAGACAATACACTTGTACCGCAAAAAGTCAGATATGCGGATCGAAATGTGATTAGGCTATTTAAATATCTGAAATCAAAGGATTTTAGAGTATGCTTGATTTCAAATAACACAAATAAGAGGGTAGACGAATTTAGAGAAAAAATAGAGGTTCCCGGTATAGCATGGGCAATAAAGCCAAGAAGGGGTGCATTTAATAAGGCACTAAAGATTTTAGATGCAAAACCTGAGGAAACAGCTATTATTGGTGACCAGATTTTCACAGATATACTTGGTGGACATAGAGCAGGACTTTATACAATATTGGTGACACCCATATCAAAAGAAGAATTCGGTTGGACAAAGCTTATGAGAAGACTTGAAAGACAAGTATTAAAAAGGTTGTGATATTAGTGAATATTGACTCAAAGACGAAGATATATGGATTAATAGGGCATCCTGTTGGTCATAGTTTATCACCACTGATACATAATACTGCATTTTTAGATCAAAAATTAAATTGCATATACGATTGCTTCGATGTTTTGCCTGAAAATATTAAAGATGCTGTATTTGGTATAAAAGCTCTTGGTATAATGGGTGTTAATGTGACTGTACCATACAAAGAAATGGTTATTCCATATCTCGATTTTATATCAGATGAGGCGAAATTAATAGGTGCTGTAAATACTATAAAAAATAATGATGGAAGATTAGAAGGATATAATACCGATGCGTCTGGTTTTATCGAATCCCTTTTAGAACAAGGTGTAGAAATAAGGGGGAAAAATGTAGTTATATTAGGCGCTGGTGGTGCTGCTAGAGCTATAGCAGTAGCTTTTTCGCTTAATGATGTAAATTCCATTACAATAGCAAATAGAACTGAAGGAAAAGCGTATAATCTTTATAAATACATAAAAGAAAAATTTAGAACCGAATGCAAATACACTTCATTGGATGAATTAATTGACTTTGATAATATCGATATACTAATAAATGCAACAAGTGTTGGAATGTTTCCAAATGTAAATGCCACACCTGTTGATGAAAAGATTATAAGAAAGGCTAAATTTATTTATGACCTTATATATAATCCTAAAGAAACCTTATTTTTAAGGTATGCTAAAAAATACGGAATAAAAAATTCAAATGGCTTGAATATGTTAATAAATCAGGCTAATAATTCCTTTAAAATCTGGTTTGGGAAAAATTTTAACAAAAATTTAATTGTAAATGTCCTAAGAAAGAAGGAATTTATCAAATAATGTAGAATATATATAAATACACTGATATTTATGACAATAAAAGAATTTATTGTCATATGAAAGGTATTTTTATATAATTATTATGAATATTAGATTATATGACGTGAGTATATATTTGGGCGCCTTATGACTCACTGATATAGTGGCGCAACCGGCTTTATGTCGGCTTTATTTATTTGGAGGAAGAATTTAATGGTCAAAAAAAGATTGGGAGACCTTCTTGTTGAGGTCGGACTCATTGATAAATCTCAGCTTGATAATGCTATAATGTTACAAAAAAAAACGGGTGAAAAACTCGGGAAAATACTTGTTAAGGAAGGCTATCTTACAGAAGAGCAAATAATAGAAGCATTAGAATTTCAGCTTGGTATACCACATATTGATATTAAAAAAGTTTTTATAGATCCCAATGTAGCAAAGTTAATACCTGAATCCATTGCAAAAAGACATATAGTAATACCAATAAAAAAAGACCATGATGGGTTACAGGTTGCAATGGCAGACCCCCTCAATATATTTGCCATAGATGATATAAAGCTTATAACAAAAATGAATGTAAAACCATTGATTGCTTCAGAAGATGGAATATTAAAAGCTATCGACAGAGTATTTGGGAAAGAAGAAGCCGAAAAAGCAGTACAGGATTTCAAAAAAGAACTTAATCAGCATGGTATAGATATTGAAAATAATACTATTGAAAGCCTTTCAGAAGAGGAAATAAATAACGCACCTGCTGTAAGACTTGTAAATTCTATCATTGAGCAGGCTGTTAAAGGAAGGGCTTCTGATGTACATATAGAGCCAACAGAGAAAGATTTGAGAATAAGGTATAGAGTTGATGGTGAGCTTCATGAGGCAATGAGGGTTATAAAAAACACCCAAGGGCCCGTAATAACAAGGATAAAAATAATGGCAAATATGAATATAGCTGAGAGAAGAATACCACAAGATGGGAAGATAGAGACAAATATAGATGGTAGAAGTATTGACATAAGGGTATCATCACTACCTACCATTTATGGAGAAAAGATTGTTTTAAGGATACTTGATAAAAGCGGATTTATAATAACAAAAGATAAACTTGGATTAAGCGAAGAGGAAATGAATTTATTTGATAGTTTAATAAGCCATCCAAATGGTATTATCCTTCTTACAGGGCCTACAGGAAGCGGTAAAACAACGACACTCTATGCAATGCTGAAGGAGCTAAACAAACCTGATATAAATATTATAACGGTTGAAGACCCTGTAGAATACACGCTAGAAGGTATTAATCAAGTTCAAGTAAATGAAAAAGCTGGGCTTACTTTTGCAACTGCTTTAAGGTCGATATTGAGGCAGGATCCAGATATCATCATGATAGGTGAGATAAGGGATAGGGAAACAGCAGAAATAGCAATACGTTCTTCCATAACTGGTCATCTTGTTTTATCGACACTGCATACAAATGATGCTGCAGGTGCTATAACAAGGCTAATTGATATGGGCATTGAGCCATATCTTGTTTCATCGTCAATAGTAGGTGTTATAGCGCAAAGGCTTGCGCGAAAAATTTGCAATAATTGCAAGGTAGAATACGAAGCATCAAATAGAGAAAAGGCAATACTCGGAATAGATATACATGAGAATTTAAAACTTTATCGTGGGAAAGGGTGTGCTGTTTGCAATAAAACAGGCTATAGAGGTAGAACACCTATATATGAAATAATGATGATGACGCCAAAAATAAAAGAGCTAACAAACGAAAAAGCATCGTCGGATATAATAACAAATGAGGCAATAACAAATGGTATGCATGTATTGAGGGAAAGTGCAAAAAGGCTTGTTCTTGAAGGCATTACAACGATCGATGAAATGCTAAGACTAACATATGAGGATTGATTTTTTATATTTTTCATTGAACACAGCGAAGAAGAATCACAAATTATAAAGAATTAATTTAAGGGTATTGATTAAAGTAGGGGCTTAATTTAATAAGCTTAATAGAGGAATCTCAATAAAAAAGGTGATAAACAAATGAAAGCAAATGATTTACTAAAACTTGTAGTTGAGAAAGGTGCATCTGATTTACATATAACGGTTGGAATCCCACCAGTATTGAGAATAAATGGCTATCTTGAAAAGCTTGATTTACCTCCACTTACACCACAGGACACGGAAGACATGACGCGAGATCTGCTTAAAAGTGACGAGCTCAATAAGCTTGATGAAACTG
This portion of the Thermoanaerobacterium sp. RBIITD genome encodes:
- the aroE gene encoding shikimate dehydrogenase yields the protein MNIDSKTKIYGLIGHPVGHSLSPLIHNTAFLDQKLNCIYDCFDVLPENIKDAVFGIKALGIMGVNVTVPYKEMVIPYLDFISDEAKLIGAVNTIKNNDGRLEGYNTDASGFIESLLEQGVEIRGKNVVILGAGGAARAIAVAFSLNDVNSITIANRTEGKAYNLYKYIKEKFRTECKYTSLDELIDFDNIDILINATSVGMFPNVNATPVDEKIIRKAKFIYDLIYNPKETLFLRYAKKYGIKNSNGLNMLINQANNSFKIWFGKNFNKNLIVNVLRKKEFIK
- a CDS encoding penicillin-binding protein 2; the protein is MCNKITRLVILAISLTLLTIGLMARLFYIQVIKGESYAKIAVEQKIKSLNLGQKRGEIYDRNLIPFTDRTSTEYIYAVPGMIIDKELASTILSKITENPKEKIFNDLNSKSDFLKYKCLNTYNSKLPIGIFKLDVPERYDTNTLARHIIGYYGSISSGLEHTFDRALRSYGNESIAIFKDNYNDYLKGLGVKVRSTSDNVFSIETTLDYHIQKAVENILDKNNINGAAVVLDVKNGDILAMASRPNYDQNKISSYLDSTNEELMNKALMAYPPGSIFKIIVASAALENGKVNIYDNFIDEPYININSVVFHNFMDEANGIINIDKAFEVSSNTTFIKIGQNTGGDKIINMAKKFGITIDDNLPIEEEIGTLPSIKNTYGAGIGNLSIGQGDVSITPLQAADIAATIANNGIRHVPNLLKSIVDENGKEIENLHKNDSYRVVSENTAIIVKKMMRDVVTNGTGKNAETEYGSAGKTGSAEVNKELNIYHAWFTGFVPYDKPKYAISIFVKNGDIGGIKAAPIFKDIAGEIMKYYR
- a CDS encoding ATPase, T2SS/T4P/T4SS family; this encodes MVKKRLGDLLVEVGLIDKSQLDNAIMLQKKTGEKLGKILVKEGYLTEEQIIEALEFQLGIPHIDIKKVFIDPNVAKLIPESIAKRHIVIPIKKDHDGLQVAMADPLNIFAIDDIKLITKMNVKPLIASEDGILKAIDRVFGKEEAEKAVQDFKKELNQHGIDIENNTIESLSEEEINNAPAVRLVNSIIEQAVKGRASDVHIEPTEKDLRIRYRVDGELHEAMRVIKNTQGPVITRIKIMANMNIAERRIPQDGKIETNIDGRSIDIRVSSLPTIYGEKIVLRILDKSGFIITKDKLGLSEEEMNLFDSLISHPNGIILLTGPTGSGKTTTLYAMLKELNKPDINIITVEDPVEYTLEGINQVQVNEKAGLTFATALRSILRQDPDIIMIGEIRDRETAEIAIRSSITGHLVLSTLHTNDAAGAITRLIDMGIEPYLVSSSIVGVIAQRLARKICNNCKVEYEASNREKAILGIDIHENLKLYRGKGCAVCNKTGYRGRTPIYEIMMMTPKIKELTNEKASSDIITNEAITNGMHVLRESAKRLVLEGITTIDEMLRLTYED
- the sigK gene encoding RNA polymerase sporulation sigma factor SigK, producing the protein MWAALIALVASIVKEIINFGYLTNASSFPQPLTLEEEKKYFEAYKNGDEDAKNILIERNLRLVAHVVKKYSNTGKDIDDLISIGTIGLIKAIRTYDSSKGTHLATYAARCIENEILMSLRSEKKIKSEVSLQDPIGVDKEGNEISLIDILGTETDEVSDQVELRMQVKKLYNKINSVLKNREKLIIELRYGLRNGGAKTQREIAKMLGISRSYVSRIEKKALNKLFKEMTM
- a CDS encoding YqeG family HAD IIIA-type phosphatase — translated: MYQKLIPDMYVKTIYDIDFEKLKEKGIHCLVVDIDNTLVPQKVRYADRNVIRLFKYLKSKDFRVCLISNNTNKRVDEFREKIEVPGIAWAIKPRRGAFNKALKILDAKPEETAIIGDQIFTDILGGHRAGLYTILVTPISKEEFGWTKLMRRLERQVLKRL